The DNA window GGGATCTCCACTGTTGGTACCCATCGAGTCCGGCGGGAGCGAGCAATCGCACGAGTTCCTGATTCGGGCCGACGCTGGCTTCAGCAAGCGGCTTGGCGTCTGCCGTTTCGCTCCAGTCAGCAAGTGTAGCGAAGACCCAGGATTCGGCCCGCCCCAAATAGGACATCGATTCAAGGAGACAAGTGAGAAGCTGGCGGAGTGAATCGGGCAGCGTCACATCAGGCCAGTGAACGAGGACCGGGCTCTCCGGCGATAGGGCGATGAAGGTATCGAAGATCTTGGTCCTATTGTGGCTGGCAATCGGCATGTAGTGACGCGTGTGCCCCTCTGATGTCAGGGGCAATCGATAGACAGGTAAAGCCATTCCGAGGGTTGAGATCAGCTCCCGCATGGCTTCTTCGGGGACGTCATGATGCTTTTGGTGCCAGACCGCGATGAGCGCCCTCAGAATCCGCCAGGGAGCGGGCGGCCATTCCACAGCGCCTTCGTTGACTTGCCGTCCCCATGGAGTCGCATGCCACTTGCCGGTCGGAAATCGGAACTCGATTGTCAGCATGGTTACTTCTTATAGGTGACTTGAGTGACACGAGGTTCAGCAAACGAATCCGCGGCCGCTTCGATCAGGCCGGGCAATGCCGCTTCCAGATCCGAAAGTTGAGGAACCTGGAAATCAGCCGGACGCTTGACGATGATTTCCCCTTTTGGCTCTAGATCGCAAGCCGTTCTGAGACGAAGCCCTTCAAAGAGGAATCGCTGAATTTTGAAGAGCGACAATGTGATGAGTAACTGTTCGATCGCTTCACCGAGGCCGTATCCCCGCAGTTGTGCCAAATCGAGATTAAAATAGGCCTTGATTTCCGGAGAGGCGAACTCTTCTCGATGGAACGGAACATTGCCGAAGCCTTTCTTCGCGTCACCTTGAGGATCATGACTGTCGTTCTTTACGCCTCCAGAGGCAACAACCTCGACTCGCTGAGCTTCAATGAATGACGATAGGACTCGGGGTAATCGCAATCGACCACCGGCCAATTCCTTCTTCGCAAGAAACAGCCCGTGGATCAGCGAGTTGGGATCGTATTTCGCGACGACGGCTGCGAGCTGTCGGATGTTGACTCGCCCAGTTTCGAGCCCTCCGAGGTCACTCTTGAGCTGATCAAAGAATGCTCGGTCTTTGCTTTCCAGAAAATAGGGACTATTGATTCGGTGGGCCTCAAGAATTGAGTTCGTGATCATTTTCCCCGCTTCAGATACCTGAATGTAGGGCAGCCCCTGCAGCGGCTCAATCAGAGAATCAGCACCTTCATCCCAGCAAACAGCTTCCAGTCGATTGGCCATCGACTGAGCGGATTCCACCAGTAGACAGGGAATCTCGCTTCCATCGTTATCAAATCCCCGGAACGTGGCTGCTCCCAAGTCAGGAAATCCCGTCGGTTGAAAACGCGATCCCTGAACCGGTTGAAGCGGAACTTCCATGAGCAATCGGGGCTGCTTTTCAAGGGCGGAAAGATCAAGTGACATGAAAGACTCCTTGGTGGTGATACAAAAGAGGATACGTTTCAGGCTTGCGACGTCGCTGTTACTTCCAATTCGTCCCGATCTTGTTCTCGCTTGTGCCGAGCGAAGATTGATCTGGCAAGTTCGTTTTCATCCCGGTCGGAGATCGGAAACATCAATGCAGCCGTGATGCGACTCAAGCGATTCGCTGGAACGAAGATGGTTGAAACTGCCGTGGGAAATCCTGATACGAAGAGGCGTCGAGCCGCCATTTGCGTCGCTCCGGCGCTGTCGCCGGCCAGTGCTCGATGGATGATCTGCGGCTGGAGCCGGATCGTCCGGTCTTCGAGTTTTCGATCCAGGTGGCAGAGTTTGAATAAGGAATAGGCTGCCTCGGGGGGCGGACCAGCAGGTGAGTTATTTCGCGGAAGTGAACGCGGATCGAAAGTCTTCCAGTTGATCAGGATCAGTCCACGAAAGAGGTCCTGAATGCGACGATCGTCGGTCTTACCGTTGATAAAGGCCGCGATATCTTCCAGCCGAGCTTGGAACTTCCCGCTGAGCGGGGCAACGAAGTCGACATCACCTTGTGCTTTACCGTGCTGTGTAATCTCGATAAGTCGTCGCCGCAATACCGCATTGAGGTTGCGGACCAGATCGCCGCCGGTCCAGACGAGACTCGGTGAATCGGCATTCTCTTGCCAGCGTGCGTAACCGCGACCGTATTGTTCAAGATTGACGGGTTCCAGATGTTTCCGGATCGGCCCGATGGTTTCGTGCCAGACACTCGCGAGTGCCGCCGCGAGCCGAAATTCTGAGCTGTCATCGCGAGCATGGAGAACCCACTCTGGGCCCAGGAGAGGAACGGGCGTTAATCCACTGCCCTTCTCTCCAACACGAAGTTTGGAGGACTGAGCGATTGTCGCCTCAGCGGCCCCTAACGCCATCAGAAGTTGTTGAACAATGGTTGGCTCAGGTCGCTGGCAAAGTTTGAAGATCGCCGCTTCGACCGTTCGCAGAGCGCGGCCAGCGGCTGCCGGGGCGTTCTTGTTGCTGGCTGCTCGGCGGAATCGTCCCATCCAGTTATCGAGAGGCGCGAGGAGTTCCTCGACTAATGGCTGCGCACGAACATCAAAACGACCCAGCGGTACGGCGAGAAAGGCCAGGCCGTTTCGCTGATGAAAGCCGTAACGCTGAAATTGACTGATGCCTCGGTCAACGCCCAAGGTGGAAATGGCCCGAGCGAAATCGACTCCGTTCTTCGCGCGTCGACGGTTTGTCTCGACACGTCCTTCGGCTAGCAATACAGAGATGGTGGAGAATGAAGCCGGAGTCTGCCAGAGCGGTAACCACATTTCTGAGCGGGCCGCTCCTTCATCAGAAAGAGATGCACTTTCGTAACCCACGCCTGCTGGCCGTACGCAAAATGGATAAGCGAGTGTTCCCATTTGCGATTCTTCGAGCTTCTTGACCGACGCGGCCGCAAATGCGAGAGCCCCTTCCAGCATCAACACGTAATCCCAGGAATTGACCGTGCTCGATCCATCAAAGCCGGTCCCGTTGTTTGGACCACCAAGATTTCCGGGGTCGAATTGTCCTATCGTGCCGGTGTGCCGAACGGATGCAGTGTCATTGAACAATGCTTCAGACAGTAGAGGCATGTTATTGGAATGTGCTGATCCCGGAAGGATGGCCAGTAGATGCTGCATGTAGTTGTTGGTAAATTCCAAGCGGCCATCGTTCCCACCGGTACCCAACAGTGGGGGATACTTGGGGCCTTCGGCTGTGAGCAGATAGGCAGCATCCAACCACGGGAGTAACTCATCCGTCATCGTGTTTCGGCAGATTTGCAGCAGTCGAGGTTTCTCTTCATCGCGAGGCTTCTCAGCCAACCCTTGACGCTCCAGAAGTGTCTGGCAGTTCCTGATTGCGGTTTGGAGGCGAGCAAATTGGGCGGTGTCAGTGGCGAGGATCGATTCCAAAGCCGTTCGGTTGTCCTTCGGATAAAAACCGCTTCCACCATTCCAAGGTGCGATCAGCGGTGTGGGGGAATACTGATCAAGAAAGAACCGTATTAATCCGTCCCGATCCAAACTTGAACGCAGCCGAAAGGTATCGTTTTCCCACCAGCCCTGTGCACGACTCCCCGGAATCTGTTCCGAGACGAGCCGTAAGATTCCCAACGCTTTCAGGTAGTGAGCCAGTGGTGTAGGAGCGCAGCCGGCCAGTTCGAGCTCGTGAAACGTTTCTGTCATCGTTGATCTCCTCGTGCGCTCGCTCGCCAGTCGGCCACACGGACCAGCGTTTCGAGAAATGCCAGCCGAAACGGGCCATAATCGTCTCGGAGCTGCAGCGTTCGCGACAGCCAACTTGGATGAACTTCTTCGTCTTTGTCGACGTGATCGCCCAGTTGCATCAGCGATAGATCGATGCTTAATGGTTCAGAGACTTCCCCATCACCGAGATCTATCGCGGGAAGCGCGTCGCCATCCCAGATTCCACGGGCAAACAATCGCTCGGGCTTTTCTTCAGACTGGGGCGGCTTTGTTTCGTTCGGCATGCTGCGAATGCTCAGCCGCACTTTTCCATGATGAGCTGCGATCAGATATGCGATCAGGTTCGTCTCATCTGACGAGCGATGCTGCTGAAGATAAGCCAGCGAGCTGACTAACTCGTGCCGGAATCCTCGGCGACTGAATGTCTGATTGTCTTCGGTAACCGCATATCGTATGCGTCCCGAGGGCATTCCTGACTTGGCCCAGAATTCATTATCCTCTAGTTCTGGATATATTCCCCGCAACGCAGCCTGAAACGCCGCGTGAGCTTTGCCAACATCGTGCCAATGAGCCGCGGAAATGATCCTGCTCCAGGGAATGGTCTCGTCCCAGTCGGCTTCCTTAGCGTCTCGCAGTCCCTGTGCTTCTTCCTTCACGTCCAGCACGTGCCGCTGTAGTGACACGCAGGCTCCAGTCTCTTCCTGATCCATAGCGACCATTGTTGCCTGTGCTTCTACGCCAGCTTGCTGGTCCTCCGACAATTCGCTTGCCGGCAGGCGATGTTTCAGATCTCCCGTCCAGCCAAGTTCGCTGTCGTATCCACCTGCGGATCGGTGCAGCAATACAGTCTGGCCCGGACGGGGAGATCGACATTCTTCCCAAATCCCTTCCAGTGGATTCCAAATCCAGGCAAGGTGCTTGGTTTTCTCCTCCTTGTTGAGCAAGCTCAGAAACGTCGCGAAACCAGCAATGGGAACGGAGCAAAGCTCCTCGCGAGCAGCCTCGGGACTGAGTTCCTTTCCTGCCACCTCTGGGATACGTTTGGGATTGGACTTGGTCAGATCCCAATCACGCCAGTAGACCTGCAGATCCTTGTCTTCGGTCTCCCGAATGTACCGAGACACATCAAGATCGTTGCCGCTCAAATCGGGTGTGGTATCGAACAGTTCCAATACATCCTTGCGACGAATGACATGCACCAGCGGTGTGATTTCTTCGACATCGATCTCGGCCAGCGATTGCGGACCGGCATCTGAAATCTGCTTGAGTGACTGACGGGCCAGATCGAGTTCTTCAGCGGTGTACGGGAGAAGTTCATTGGGTTTCGTCCGGGCTGTTTCAATGTCGATCCAGTCAATCTGAGCAGCTGGCATTTTTGCGATCCCGCAATCCCCGCGACGATTGCAGCGACCGAACCGCTGTACCAGGGACGACCAGGGGGCGAGTTCCGTAAACAATGTCGTCCCCGAAAGATCAACCCCTGCTTCGATGGCTTGGGTTGCCACAAGGATGCGACCTCCTTTCGGCATCTCTTTTTCGTTGAGGGCGATCCGTTGTGTCTCTGCGCGATCCTCGGGGCGAAACCGTGAATGAATCAATCGGACATCGGTCTCGGCCTGCTGTCCGAGTCGCTTCTTGATCGCGGAAAATACATCCTGTGCCCGCGAAACTCGATTTAGGACGACAAGCGTCAGCGTTTGCGGCTGATGCCTAGCCGTAATCAACTCCGCCAGTTCTCCGGGATACTTCTTTTGCGACTTCGCATCTCCCAACAGCGTCACAGTTGCCTGTTCGAGCGGCTTGGCAGCGGTCATCAGTTTCTGGACGTACTTGCTGCTGAAATCGTCCTCTTCCAGAGTTTCCGTCCGCCATTGACCACCCGCAGGCAGAGGATGGTCGACGGTGGTCAGCGATTCGGGACGGAGGGTTGCCGACATCCACAATGTTTGACATGAACCGTAAGTCTGCAGGCGATCTCGCAATCCCTGCAATTGGGCGGACGTCGTCAGCCCCGCACCCATCAGTTGGGTTTCATCGAGGACCCACAGACAATCGTTATTCAGCAAGGCATACTGCACCGGCCACTGGTAACGACTCATTCCATAGCCGCGATTCAACGCCCGCGACAGCAGCATGTCCTGGGTGCCGATCAGGATGGCGTCTCGCTCGGGATGCTTGTACCAATCGCCGTCGTCACTTCCGCCCATCAGCACGTGCAGGCCGATTCCACCCTTCGAAGCGTCAGACAATTCATGAGCTTCCAACCATTGCCTGGCTGCAGACTCAGTCTGTTCAACGAGAGTCCGCATCGGCAGGCAGTACACAAGCCGCCGGGGTGTGCTGGAACGCACAGTCTCGGAATAACGTCGCCGATAGATCCAACTCAGAATCACCGCCGCCGTCTTTCCCAATCCTGTCGGAATATGCAGGACTTCCGGCCAGCGCTCTCCAAGTGCCAACCGTCGCTGAAACGGATAAGGACGATTCCCAGTGGCTTTCTCGAAGAATCCATCGAACATCGCTGCTGTTCTTTCTCAGGTGCATTTTCAAGGTGATCATGAGGATAGTTAGAGATGGTTGGAAATGCCAGCCATGGTGGACAGAAGGTCGCTCGCTCTGGTTGCCGACAGAAGGCAGATTGGCAATCCTCAGTGCTCACCCTTTTGTCTGCTTACGGCTTATTCGCTCCGCACTTGCTGATCAATGGGACAAAATGAGAGCACGGTTGATCAATATGCTTTTCAGCCTGCAGACGTGGACAACACGAAACCGGATCGTCTCGAAGTCGATTCGATCGGGTCGCTCGTTCGCGAATGGACTGAGTGTTCGGCCGGGAAATCGACGAATGTCAGCAATTCGTCGCGGTCTTTCTAGCTTGCCCAGTACGTTGGCGGTCTTGCGAACGGTGCACCGCTGCTATTTGGTTTCCGGGTAGAGGTTTCTCAGAGCCGCCCGGAAGCCAAGGGCTCCGTCGGCGATGGTCAGGGCCAGCGAGATCTCCAGCCCGCGATGCTTCAGATCCAGCAGCAGTTCATTCCAGCTCTATTCGCTTTCTCAATAGCCATCCTGGAGAGCCAGCAGTTGCCTATTGGCATCGGCCGTAGCCCCTGCGATCACCAGCATCCATCGCATTCTATTGGCGTTATCTTCGAGCCGGACCTTCACGTGAATGCCGTCAGCCCGAATGTGGACGTACTGCTATTCCGAGAGATTCCACTTGCGCCACTCTTCATACTCAAGGCTCCTACGGGATTGACTGGAATTCGTGGTGGCTCCACAATTCCAATGTTCTGGCACCGCAGAATAAGAGCGGACACCATGACAGACGTTATCCCATGATCTGCCGAGGGACTGACAACGCAATTAACAAGTCGTTCACGCTCGCAGATGCGGGCGTGAACCAGATGTTGATTGCGTGGTTGCCTGTTTTTCAGGGGCGAAAGCCCTGTTCAGTAGGTCGCCAAACGCCGCGATTTTCCGTCGAACGGCCCCCTTGCGGCTAAATCCGGCCCGAAAATGCGGCATGTAGAGGTGAGAGGATCCGCTTAGCATTCCCGGCACCGGTTGATCGGGAAGGCATCCGATCGCATGGCTCTGTGACGCCCTTGAACCTCCCGGGAGAAGGAAGCATCAATGAAGATTCACCACGTGTCTTTGTTACCCGGGACGGTCCCGTACACGCAGTTTCCGGACGATCTCGTCGAGCGTTTTCAGCTGGAGTCGAAGCTGGTCTATGTGCTGCCTCAGAGCCTGATCGGCCATCTGCAGCGGATGCCTCCCCTGCTGCTGGATGACGCCGCGCTACGGGCCGAAGGACAGCTGTCGCAGTTTGCCGAAGAACAGAGCGCGGGCGCTTTCCGGTGCATGCAGCCAGTTCACTATCCGTACCTCGGCCCGAGCGAGGTCGAGATTTCCTCTGCCATGACAGAGAAGTTCGCCAAGACCGATCCTGAAGGGGTGGCCAGGGACCTGGAAAAGAAACTGAGCCATGCTCGGCGATATGTCCAGGGATACCTGGGCTGGCTGATTCGTCAGCGGGAATTCTGGACCGATCTGGATCACCTCCGCGAGGCGAAAGCAAGTTCGTCAGGCTACGAACGGGTGACACCAGTGTTCTCACGAGTGAGTGGAGGAGAGGCGATGTCGGCTCCTCCGCCACGCATCGGTCGGGAGCGGTCGTTGTGTGAAAAGTGGAGACTGCAGCGGCTGGAGAGCTTCGATCTCCCGTTGCCGCTTGCGCCTCAGCTCACCGCCGCGAATCCTTACAGCCGCACGCCGCCTGGGGCGATCGCTCCCTTCATCCCGGATATTTATCCGATCGAGGGGAGCGGGGAGACGCCGCAGGCTCTGGAGGAAATCCGCCGCAGCAGCATTCAATCTCATCTCCGGGAATGGAGCGAAATCATCGCCACGAATTCGCGGCTCAAACGAGAGGTGAAAACCCTTGCTCGTCAGTTTCAGCTGCAGCACTTTCTCCGCGTACTGAAGAATCGCTATCCCGAGCAGCTGCGGCGGAAACAGGATCTGCTCAACGAGATCTTCGCTGTCGAGTTCTCGGTCAGTAAAGCGACGATCCAACGCGACGTCAGCGAATTGTCCTTCGTCCTGAAACGCCCCTTGAGTGCGCTGTTCTGAGCAAAATCCGTTCGCTAATACGGACCTCTCCTTGATACCGCATATGAGTCGACTCATATGCGGTATTTCCATTTTCAGAAATCGATTGAACTCCCTCTCGAATCGTCCACGCAGCCACACCCATCGACCGGCGAAGAGTCATCCGATCGAGGTCATGGGGACGCTGCAGGGATGGCTCATTCGAACTTCTTAGGCCCGAGTGACTTGCTCGCGCCTTTTTCCATTGGCTTCGAAGAACACGCGACACGCGTGATGAGGGAAGGAATCATGAGCTTTTCAAACAACGCGCTGCCGCCTCCAAAGAACGGCCTCCATTACGTCGGCTTGGGTGTCTGCCGGATCAGTACGATCCATCAGGACGAGAAGAGTCTCGACGACCAGTTCGCCCTGTATGGGGACTGGGTGAAGCAGGAATATCCCGGCGAAGTCCGGCTCGAGAAAATCGCGAGCCAAGGGAGCGGGGAACGCGTCGATCGGGTAGAGCTCCGTGAGATTGAGGACAAGATCGAACTCGGAGGCGTTGACTTCATCATTGCCGAAGATCTCGGACGGATTATGCGTCGTGTCGAAGCGATCCTGTTGTGCGAGCGGTGCGAAGACAGCGATACCCGGCTGATCGCGATCAACGATCAGGTTGATACCTTCCGAGAGGGCTGGCGTCAGAATGCGTTCTTCGCATCCATGCGTCACGAGAGCTCCAATACGGACACGTCGAACCGGATTCGCCGCAGCGTCCGAAATCGCTTTTCCAACGGACAGTTGCCGATGCGGCTGATCCCGGGGTACGAAGCCGACACGAACTCGGCCTTGGACTCGGAAGTGCGCAAAGTCCCTTCCGCTGAACCGGTCTACGACGAATGGTTCACCCGTTTGGAACGTGGAGAGACGTTTGCCCGGATTGCCGACTGGTTGAACGAGATCCGCTTTCCGTTGGGGCCTTACAGGAACAAGACCCAGTGGACTGGCACACTCGTCGGACAGGTCACGCGAAACCCTCTGCTCAAGGGGGTTCGCGTTCACAACGTCCGCAAGATGAAACGCATCAACAAGACCGGCCGACGGAAGTCCGTGCGTGCCCCTGAGCACGAGCGGCTCTCCCGGGACGTTCCGCATCTCGCGTTCATTGATCCGGAGCGTTACGACCGTGTCCTGAGCATTGTTAACCGGCGGAACGCCAAGTACCGGAACGGGATTCAGAACGCCGTGAATACCAGCCCGGGGCGCGCCCGCCGCGATACCCGCTGGCCAGCTCAGCATGTTCTTTGCGGCGTCTGCGGACGCAAGTACGTGCTGGGCGGACAT is part of the Rubinisphaera margarita genome and encodes:
- the cas7g gene encoding type I-G CRISPR-associated RAMP protein Csb1/Cas7g yields the protein MSLDLSALEKQPRLLMEVPLQPVQGSRFQPTGFPDLGAATFRGFDNDGSEIPCLLVESAQSMANRLEAVCWDEGADSLIEPLQGLPYIQVSEAGKMITNSILEAHRINSPYFLESKDRAFFDQLKSDLGGLETGRVNIRQLAAVVAKYDPNSLIHGLFLAKKELAGGRLRLPRVLSSFIEAQRVEVVASGGVKNDSHDPQGDAKKGFGNVPFHREEFASPEIKAYFNLDLAQLRGYGLGEAIEQLLITLSLFKIQRFLFEGLRLRTACDLEPKGEIIVKRPADFQVPQLSDLEAALPGLIEAAADSFAEPRVTQVTYKK
- the cas8g1 gene encoding type I-G CRISPR-associated protein Cas8g1/Csx17, producing MTETFHELELAGCAPTPLAHYLKALGILRLVSEQIPGSRAQGWWENDTFRLRSSLDRDGLIRFFLDQYSPTPLIAPWNGGSGFYPKDNRTALESILATDTAQFARLQTAIRNCQTLLERQGLAEKPRDEEKPRLLQICRNTMTDELLPWLDAAYLLTAEGPKYPPLLGTGGNDGRLEFTNNYMQHLLAILPGSAHSNNMPLLSEALFNDTASVRHTGTIGQFDPGNLGGPNNGTGFDGSSTVNSWDYVLMLEGALAFAAASVKKLEESQMGTLAYPFCVRPAGVGYESASLSDEGAARSEMWLPLWQTPASFSTISVLLAEGRVETNRRRAKNGVDFARAISTLGVDRGISQFQRYGFHQRNGLAFLAVPLGRFDVRAQPLVEELLAPLDNWMGRFRRAASNKNAPAAAGRALRTVEAAIFKLCQRPEPTIVQQLLMALGAAEATIAQSSKLRVGEKGSGLTPVPLLGPEWVLHARDDSSEFRLAAALASVWHETIGPIRKHLEPVNLEQYGRGYARWQENADSPSLVWTGGDLVRNLNAVLRRRLIEITQHGKAQGDVDFVAPLSGKFQARLEDIAAFINGKTDDRRIQDLFRGLILINWKTFDPRSLPRNNSPAGPPPEAAYSLFKLCHLDRKLEDRTIRLQPQIIHRALAGDSAGATQMAARRLFVSGFPTAVSTIFVPANRLSRITAALMFPISDRDENELARSIFARHKREQDRDELEVTATSQA
- the cas3g gene encoding type I-G CRISPR-associated helicase/endonuclease Cas3g → MFDGFFEKATGNRPYPFQRRLALGERWPEVLHIPTGLGKTAAVILSWIYRRRYSETVRSSTPRRLVYCLPMRTLVEQTESAARQWLEAHELSDASKGGIGLHVLMGGSDDGDWYKHPERDAILIGTQDMLLSRALNRGYGMSRYQWPVQYALLNNDCLWVLDETQLMGAGLTTSAQLQGLRDRLQTYGSCQTLWMSATLRPESLTTVDHPLPAGGQWRTETLEEDDFSSKYVQKLMTAAKPLEQATVTLLGDAKSQKKYPGELAELITARHQPQTLTLVVLNRVSRAQDVFSAIKKRLGQQAETDVRLIHSRFRPEDRAETQRIALNEKEMPKGGRILVATQAIEAGVDLSGTTLFTELAPWSSLVQRFGRCNRRGDCGIAKMPAAQIDWIDIETARTKPNELLPYTAEELDLARQSLKQISDAGPQSLAEIDVEEITPLVHVIRRKDVLELFDTTPDLSGNDLDVSRYIRETEDKDLQVYWRDWDLTKSNPKRIPEVAGKELSPEAAREELCSVPIAGFATFLSLLNKEEKTKHLAWIWNPLEGIWEECRSPRPGQTVLLHRSAGGYDSELGWTGDLKHRLPASELSEDQQAGVEAQATMVAMDQEETGACVSLQRHVLDVKEEAQGLRDAKEADWDETIPWSRIISAAHWHDVGKAHAAFQAALRGIYPELEDNEFWAKSGMPSGRIRYAVTEDNQTFSRRGFRHELVSSLAYLQQHRSSDETNLIAYLIAAHHGKVRLSIRSMPNETKPPQSEEKPERLFARGIWDGDALPAIDLGDGEVSEPLSIDLSLMQLGDHVDKDEEVHPSWLSRTLQLRDDYGPFRLAFLETLVRVADWRASARGDQR
- a CDS encoding recombinase family protein, which gives rise to MSFSNNALPPPKNGLHYVGLGVCRISTIHQDEKSLDDQFALYGDWVKQEYPGEVRLEKIASQGSGERVDRVELREIEDKIELGGVDFIIAEDLGRIMRRVEAILLCERCEDSDTRLIAINDQVDTFREGWRQNAFFASMRHESSNTDTSNRIRRSVRNRFSNGQLPMRLIPGYEADTNSALDSEVRKVPSAEPVYDEWFTRLERGETFARIADWLNEIRFPLGPYRNKTQWTGTLVGQVTRNPLLKGVRVHNVRKMKRINKTGRRKSVRAPEHERLSRDVPHLAFIDPERYDRVLSIVNRRNAKYRNGIQNAVNTSPGRARRDTRWPAQHVLCGVCGRKYVLGGHGVKDRMMCDGARQYRCWNSMTVDRPALAQGVAEQARLAITNLPEFDHEWTQRLQAELQQDRERLGEELQCLRRQQTKKTQQIRNLTLEIANGNASSSLLALLNEFEVELAGINDAIFSLEQRPATSAVIPSADHVRRIALESFESLALNSQEFGEWMRSVVHDFFILPFRLVDGGHIQPRVVFQFDFGRAADVELPESLIATRCEVDLTTAPLRVGHRKRVVELRAAGKLFDEIAAQLRITDTAAQQAMALHRLMESLSLTDPWQRVTSAEDTGDYFKRLTNPRFSFCPVPGFVPPHWEMSP